The Candidatus Cloacimonadota bacterium sequence GTTTTTTTGTTTAGAAAATCTGCTCACAGAACCAAATATCTTATCATCTTTATGAAAACCAAACTCATTTCTAAAAATTTCTGACAGTGGACTTGTTTCATCAATTCCATTATATATAGTTAGAATTTTTTTCTCAGGAATTATATGTTTTTCTATAGCAAGTTGTCTTTCAGTCTTATTTACAGAAATGGTTCTTTTACAAAAGAAAGCTGCAATTTTTTCTAATAGTTCAAAAAAAATCTGCTTTGGTAAAGGTTGAAACGGGTTAAAAGGAAAACCATGAATCGTATGTATTACAACTTTAATACCTGCAAATCTTGCTGAAATTCTACCAATAAAACCTGTTTTTGAAGAGTGAGTATGGACAATATCAAATTTTCCCATTCTACATATTTTATAAATTTTGACTAAAACAAATAAGTCTTTTAGGCTTATTTTACGGACAAGCCCAGAAATTTGATAATGTTTTATTTTTAACTCTTTTAACTTATTAACTAAGGGTCCATCAGGAGCAGAAATTACTGAAGATTCAAATTCATCGGAATCTAAATTTGTAATCAAATTAAGCATCACATTTTGCACGCCTGAAAGCAAAGGTAAAAGTTGAATATGAAGTATCTTAATTCGTTTCATAAATATTATCTAAATTTTTGGAAAGTTCATAAGTTAAATTCCTTCTTTCATATTTCAGGTAATCTTTGGAATCTAATCTAAAATGAGTATTTAATAGACCAGATTTGTATAAATTTAGTAATTTTAAAATATTTTCCATAATCAAATTTTCCTCATCAATTTCTGAAATGAAACCAGCATCATTTTCTCTAATAATTTTTGCTGCTTCTCCATTTCGTGGTATCATAGCTAATATCGGCTTTCTTGCAGCCAAATACTCAAAAATCTTTGCCGGTAATATTATCTCACTGTCTTTCTTGGCAATAAAAAGCATAAGAAAATCACTCTGAATTAAATATTTCACACTTTCCTTATGAGTTACTTGTGAAATAACAGAAAGAATACTTTCTAGCCTTTTATTTTCTAACATTTGTATTATATCTTTAAAATAATTTCCTACAAATCTAAATTCAATATTTGTGGGCAAAAGATTTTTATTCAACATCTTCTCCAATACTTTAAGAAAGTAATATGGGGTTCTTTCACCATAAAATCCACCAGTATATGTAAAAATAATTTTATCATTTTCTTTGGAACACTTTTGGTCAAAATCTTCTCTATCCCATCCATTATATATCACCTTAAATTTAGACTTCTCTATTTCTGAATAAAGAGAAAGAACCTTATCTTTAGTAAACTCAGTGTTAACAGTTATAATTCTTGCAAATTTAAGCATTTTCCGTTCCCAATAAATTGAAAATTTTCTATGCCAACTTGAAAAATAAGTTATATCTGGTTTTCCAATCCATAAATCTCTATAATCAATTATCAAAGGCAGATTAAATTTTTTTGCAAGTTTATATCCAACTATGGCAGAAGAATATGGACTTATGGTTACAAAAATAGCTTTAATATCTTTATTTTTTATTAATTGTGAACCTTTTTTAAGGGCAAATGGTATCCAGCCAATTTTTGAATCAATAGGAAATATTTCCCGATAGAATTTCCGTATTATTTGTGAGGCCTGTGTATAAATCCTTTTATTTTTTCTCCTATATTTTCTTGCTCTTTCAACAAAACAAAGCATTCGCATTAAATCTAAGGAATTAACACGATGCAACTGAATATTTGGTATTTCAGCTAATAAAGAAAAATCATAAGCTACATATTCAATGTTTTTAACAGAAATTACAATGGGTTCCCATCCAAACTCAGGAAGATACTTGGCAAATTTTTGCGCTCTTTGGACCCCTGGTCCACCTAATGGTGGAAAGAAATATGAAATAAAAAGGATTTGTTTCAACTTATTCAATGTACGCTCATTTTATTTTTTTGCAAGAGTTCCAAAATTCTTTGACTTGCCTTACCGTCTCCATATGGATTTATTGCATTTGCCATTTTATCATAAGCCTTTTTATTTCTAATTAGCTCTTCCACATTTGAGAAGATTCTTTCAGGCTGAGTTCCAACTAATTTTGAAACCCCAGAATTTACACCTTCCATACGCTCTGTCTTCTCTCTCATAACAAGTACTGGTTTTTCAAAAACTGGTGCTTCCTCCTGTATTCCACCTGAATCAGTTAATATTAAGTAGCTCTTCGCAACAAGGGATATAAATTCAATATAATTCAATGTAGGTAATAAAACAATATTTTCCACACCAGACAATAAAGATGTAACGACATTTTTTATATTAGGATTTTTATGAATAGGATAAATGACTTTATACTCAGGAAATTCTTGTGAAACTTTAATTAGCGCCTTACAAATATTTTTTATGCCTTCTCCGAAATTTTCTCTGCGGTGAGCTGTAACTAATATAATTTTTTCATTATTACTGAAGCCTAACTTTAGTAGTTGCTTCTCCAATTTATCTTTATGACTTTCTTTTATTAGAAATAAAGTATCTATTCCTGTATTTCCTGTAACAAATATTTTATCAGGACTTATACCTTCTCTTATCAAATTTTCTTTATTATTTTCAGTTGGGGCAAAACAGAAATCCGCCATTACATCCACCAAATGTCTGTTTATTTCTTCTGGAAACGGTTGATATTTATCATAGGTTCGCAAACCTGCTTCTATATGACCAATTGAGATTTTATGATAAAAAGCAGATAATGCACCAGTAAAAGTACTTGTTGTATCTCCCTGCACCAACACAAATTCTGGTTGTTCTTGTTTCAATATCTTACTAATAGAAATTAAACAAGATGCTGTCAATGCAGATAATTTCTGATCCTCTCTCATTATATTAAGATTATAATCAGGTTGTAATTTAAAAAAGTTTAAAGCCTGCTTGAGCATGGTTTTATGTTGACCGGTAACAATCAATTTATATTCAAAAGAGTTACTATATTCTGCTTCAATTAGTTTAATAATTGGAAAGACTTTTATTACCTCCGGTCTAGTACCAATGATTACAGCTATCTTTTTTTTTCTATCGGCTTTTTTTCTATATAAATTATTTCGCATTTTCTTCTATTCCAATAAGATTTATTATTATATTATCTCTCACTAATCACATTTCTATACATCTCAAGAGTTTGTTTGGCAATTTTATCCCAAAGGAAATTATCTTTTATATGATTCTTTAGTTGGTCATCTTTTATTTTATTCAACGACTTTACAATACCTTGATGTATAGAATCTATTGAATATGGGTCTACATATTCTACCATATTTTCAAAGTAATCTTTTGTTCCTCCATATTTTGTAATCACAATTTTAGCACCAGCTAAAGCGGCTTCCATTGCAGAAATTCCTGGGGTTTCATATCTTCCAGGAAGAATAAAGGTGTCGCAAGCCGTATAGGCAGATGCAAGAATAGGATCGTCATGCCTTAACCCTTTAATTACAATCAAATTCTTATTCTTTTTCGCCTCTTCAAGACAAATTTCGCTCTCCTTTGTATTTGCCACATCGCCTATAATTACTGCAGGATGGTCTATTATTTCTAAGACTTTTATTAAAGATAAGACATTTTTGCGTTGGCCCCCAATGTGTCCAACATACAAAACAAAATCTTTTATGCCATATTTCTTTTCAAATATATCAGGATTGGCATTAGCAAAACGCTCCTCAACTCCGTTATGTATTACTTTTATCTTTTTAGAATTTATTCCTAAGCCTTTTGAAATAAGTTGAGCTTCTGCTTCTGTATTAGGCAAAACCTTTTCTGACCATTCGCATATCTGTTTTGGTATACTGTAATCAGAATATGTTCTTTTAAATAGTTTATAAAATGGTTTTTCAAAATTTTGATAAATCCTTAACAAAGTGGGAGAATGCCTACTAAAGAAGATCGGATTAATTACAAATTTAATCCCATAATGCTTTAAATTTTTTGCTAACGAATATGTTGCAATATTTGCTGCAAAAAGATGCACTAAATCGGCATTTAAGATATCTAAATTTACATCCCATGGATTAAAATATTGGGCTTCTACTCCTAATTTATTAAGTTCTTTTTTAATCTCAACCAATTCATAGCTTGGGCCTCCACGAATAAGCATTATAGATTGATAACTTGCTAAAATTATTTTCATCTTCTTTACCACCGATTCACCCCGTGTAATATAAAGTGGTTCTTAAAGGGCAATATAAAAAGCTTGGGAGATGCGATATAAAATACTATGGCTATATTACTCTCCAGCAGTTATTACACGGGGTAAACACCGAACTTCACCGAAAATTATTTATTGATTTTTCCATTGGTGTAATTTTCCTCGTATGAATTCTAAATCATATAAAAAATCTCTCCAGCTAAACCGTCGTATGTGATTAATATCTTGGGGTAACGATATAATTTCATCTTTTTTGTGCCACTCTAAATTCCTTAGATCTATTTCTGGACTTATCTGAGTTATAGAATTTCCAAATTTAGCACTTGAAATGCGCAACCAGAAATCATTTGAGAAATTATTGCTTTCAATAACTATTTTCTCATTTTCTAATATCGCGTTAAATTTAACTTTATTTCTCTTTTTCCACCAATTGTATAATCCGGCAAAATCAAATTTTTTAATAGAGTGTTCATTAATGAATTTGAATATCCTGTCAAAGATATCAAATTTTTTATGCGATGGATGATGATAAAAAATTATGGGCTCACAGAGTTTAATCTTTTGAACAATAACATTCTTATAATATTGCCACATCTCTTCATCTGTACAATGCGCCCTTCTTAATCTACCAATACTGATTGGATGAATCGGAATTTGCAAAACTTTTGAAAATCTGTTTTCTATGTATGGGAAAAAAGGTAAATCATCATAACTAAGAGAAAATTCAGATGAATATTGAAAGTTTGCATCTTCAATAGCTTTACCAAGATTGTAATTCCATTCTCCATAAGGAGAAACGAAACCAATTGGTTTAATCCCATATTTTTCTAAAATTTTCTGACCCTTTTCCAGATTCTTTCGATTATTATCATAATCTTTAAAGACACGATGTCTATAGCAATGCAGTCCAATTTCCTGATTCTGCATATTTTTGAAATCAGCTAACCATTGCATTGATGTTTTTGTTTCAACAAACCAACTGCCAGGAATTTCATTTTTTTTACAAATCTTATACAATGCTTTAGTATCCTTCTGCTTACAAAAGTCAGTATCAACCCTAAATGAAAAGATATTTTTATTTCCTTTAGGGTAATACCATAGTTGGACAAATGGTAATCCTTGAATATGATGTAAATATTCTAAAGAAATTCTAACAATTCTCCTTATTTCTCCTTTGGAAATTTTCGAAACTCTTTCAGATGGTAATTCCTTTCTTTTGAAACAGAATTTTCGGCGAGAGGTTGAAATATCAAGAATAGCTTTATTAACATTAAAGGGCAGTATTAATACAATGCCCTTACCAATTTCTTTTATCTTAATTTTCAATCCATTATCTAAGCTGGTTATATCTCCATCTTTGGGAATAAATCCATTTTGATAAATATCAACTAAACCAACTGCAGAATAAATTGAATTTTTCTCAGGAATTAAAAACTTTATTCTAAACTTTTTCATATTGACATTTAACAACTCTGATGACATTTCTGAATCAACAAGAACTGCACCGCCAGATTTAACATAACCTAAAATATTATCGCGTTGTTTCAAAGAATTAAAGCCGTTAGCAATTAAAGCAGATAAATCTGAGTATTTTATATCACTAAAACAAGAGATTATTTCATACGAAACCCCTTCCTGCTTTAACAAAATTTGCCAACCGGGTTTGCTTGCAGTAAGACCAATTCTTAAATTCATATAACTTTGTTCATCAAAAATTTCAATTCTTCTCTTTTGATACCTATTAACCGAGAAATCGGAATCATACAAGTCAATATTACTAAAATTTTAAAAATGATATTCAAATCTACGATAAACATTAAGGGTAAAAATATTACAATTGAAACAATTAAAGGTAATACTATGATTTTCAAAAATTTAGTATCCAAGAAATTTTTCAATTTATTATTCATTATTAAAAGTACAACAGCTTGATAAATGCCAAGTCCAATCCCCATCCCAGCAGGTCCAAAAATCTTTAATAAAAACCAAGCTGAAGCAAAAAAGACAATAGAACCAATAAAGAGAGAAAAAGTATATACCTTCTCTTGTTTTAGGGCTATTAATGTAAAAGTAAATGCAGAGTTAATCAAAGTTAGCATAAAATAACTCATAATCGTTTGGAAAATCAGCACTGAACTTAAATATTCTTTTCCAAATACCAATAACACTAAATACTTTCCCAACAAAATTCCCAAAAATCCAAATAAAATTACAACAACAACAATCCATTTTAAAGTTTGATTAAAAACATTATTTAGTCTTTCTGGAGTTTTTGTTACGCATTTACTAATTGCAGGAAAGAATGAAAAAGAGAAAACTCTATCTAATATTAAAAACAGAAATACTATTTTAGCAGCAGCACTATAAAAACCAGCTTCTTTTGGAGACATAACAAAACCAAGAAAAATTGGTGGAAGATACAAAGTAATCTGACCAATCAAATTTGCTAACCCTAAGGGAAATGCTTCTAAAAATAATGATTTTATTCTATAAAATGAAAATCTAATCTTTATTTTATTACCTTTTGATACATATATCAAAATAAAAAATAAAGATGTTACTAATCCAGAAACAAACCAGCAATATGGGACATAAATAATATGTTTATTAGTCTTGACGAAAATTAGAATTAAAACGAGATAAAATATCATACCAACCGCTCTTCCAGAAACAAGCAAACCCATCTGCTCTTTAGCTTGAAAATACCAGAC is a genomic window containing:
- a CDS encoding glycosyltransferase — encoded protein: MKIILASYQSIMLIRGGPSYELVEIKKELNKLGVEAQYFNPWDVNLDILNADLVHLFAANIATYSLAKNLKHYGIKFVINPIFFSRHSPTLLRIYQNFEKPFYKLFKRTYSDYSIPKQICEWSEKVLPNTEAEAQLISKGLGINSKKIKVIHNGVEERFANANPDIFEKKYGIKDFVLYVGHIGGQRKNVLSLIKVLEIIDHPAVIIGDVANTKESEICLEEAKKNKNLIVIKGLRHDDPILASAYTACDTFILPGRYETPGISAMEAALAGAKIVITKYGGTKDYFENMVEYVDPYSIDSIHQGIVKSLNKIKDDQLKNHIKDNFLWDKIAKQTLEMYRNVISER
- the wecB gene encoding UDP-N-acetylglucosamine 2-epimerase (non-hydrolyzing), with the protein product MRNNLYRKKADRKKKIAVIIGTRPEVIKVFPIIKLIEAEYSNSFEYKLIVTGQHKTMLKQALNFFKLQPDYNLNIMREDQKLSALTASCLISISKILKQEQPEFVLVQGDTTSTFTGALSAFYHKISIGHIEAGLRTYDKYQPFPEEINRHLVDVMADFCFAPTENNKENLIREGISPDKIFVTGNTGIDTLFLIKESHKDKLEKQLLKLGFSNNEKIILVTAHRRENFGEGIKNICKALIKVSQEFPEYKVIYPIHKNPNIKNVVTSLLSGVENIVLLPTLNYIEFISLVAKSYLILTDSGGIQEEAPVFEKPVLVMREKTERMEGVNSGVSKLVGTQPERIFSNVEELIRNKKAYDKMANAINPYGDGKASQRILELLQKNKMSVH
- a CDS encoding glycosyltransferase, which encodes MKQILFISYFFPPLGGPGVQRAQKFAKYLPEFGWEPIVISVKNIEYVAYDFSLLAEIPNIQLHRVNSLDLMRMLCFVERARKYRRKNKRIYTQASQIIRKFYREIFPIDSKIGWIPFALKKGSQLIKNKDIKAIFVTISPYSSAIVGYKLAKKFNLPLIIDYRDLWIGKPDITYFSSWHRKFSIYWERKMLKFARIITVNTEFTKDKVLSLYSEIEKSKFKVIYNGWDREDFDQKCSKENDKIIFTYTGGFYGERTPYYFLKVLEKMLNKNLLPTNIEFRFVGNYFKDIIQMLENKRLESILSVISQVTHKESVKYLIQSDFLMLFIAKKDSEIILPAKIFEYLAARKPILAMIPRNGEAAKIIRENDAGFISEIDEENLIMENILKLLNLYKSGLLNTHFRLDSKDYLKYERRNLTYELSKNLDNIYETN
- a CDS encoding glycosyltransferase family 4 protein, encoding MKRIKILHIQLLPLLSGVQNVMLNLITNLDSDEFESSVISAPDGPLVNKLKELKIKHYQISGLVRKISLKDLFVLVKIYKICRMGKFDIVHTHSSKTGFIGRISARFAGIKVVIHTIHGFPFNPFQPLPKQIFFELLEKIAAFFCKRTISVNKTERQLAIEKHIIPEKKILTIYNGIDETSPLSEIFRNEFGFHKDDKIFGSVSRFSKQKNIISIIKIAIEIVEANDKIKFVFIGDGELWEDAKRMVRARNLSAEILLPGWKSNVADWLAFFDVFILYSLWEGLSLSILEAMSAGLPIIASDIKGNNELVKNGYNGFLVKIGNKDSFIKNVLWISKHDRKRDEMGKNSLKLVREKFALNRFIESYKNLYINLYQSKL
- a CDS encoding flippase, with the protein product MPKIKRTAKNVAALFAGDIFNRLIGFIAVAYLARILGASNFGLISIGLAFLSYFLTISSNGLPILGVRKIIKCKDDNEIVGDFISTRFVFSIFVIIIIIAISFFIKSSQLRSIILAYSLYLFPTAFLLVWYFQAKEQMGLLVSGRAVGMIFYLVLILIFVKTNKHIIYVPYCWFVSGLVTSLFFILIYVSKGNKIKIRFSFYRIKSLFLEAFPLGLANLIGQITLYLPPIFLGFVMSPKEAGFYSAAAKIVFLFLILDRVFSFSFFPAISKCVTKTPERLNNVFNQTLKWIVVVVILFGFLGILLGKYLVLLVFGKEYLSSVLIFQTIMSYFMLTLINSAFTFTLIALKQEKVYTFSLFIGSIVFFASAWFLLKIFGPAGMGIGLGIYQAVVLLIMNNKLKNFLDTKFLKIIVLPLIVSIVIFLPLMFIVDLNIIFKILVILTCMIPISRLIGIKREELKFLMNKVI
- a CDS encoding polysaccharide deacetylase family protein, translated to MNLRIGLTASKPGWQILLKQEGVSYEIISCFSDIKYSDLSALIANGFNSLKQRDNILGYVKSGGAVLVDSEMSSELLNVNMKKFRIKFLIPEKNSIYSAVGLVDIYQNGFIPKDGDITSLDNGLKIKIKEIGKGIVLILPFNVNKAILDISTSRRKFCFKRKELPSERVSKISKGEIRRIVRISLEYLHHIQGLPFVQLWYYPKGNKNIFSFRVDTDFCKQKDTKALYKICKKNEIPGSWFVETKTSMQWLADFKNMQNQEIGLHCYRHRVFKDYDNNRKNLEKGQKILEKYGIKPIGFVSPYGEWNYNLGKAIEDANFQYSSEFSLSYDDLPFFPYIENRFSKVLQIPIHPISIGRLRRAHCTDEEMWQYYKNVIVQKIKLCEPIIFYHHPSHKKFDIFDRIFKFINEHSIKKFDFAGLYNWWKKRNKVKFNAILENEKIVIESNNFSNDFWLRISSAKFGNSITQISPEIDLRNLEWHKKDEIISLPQDINHIRRFSWRDFLYDLEFIRGKLHQWKNQ